One Burkholderia pyrrocinia DNA segment encodes these proteins:
- a CDS encoding chemotaxis response regulator protein-glutamate methylesterase, with the protein MNIGIVNDLPLAVEALRRVLALRTDHRVLWVATDGDEAVDFCIAHPPDLVLMDLVMPKVDGVAATRQIMARAPCAILIVTVSVSANTSSVYEAMGAGALDAVDTPTLALGLSTDASAQALLAKIDQIGRLLESRTAALVPPGPTPARGQPTLVAIGASAGGPTALTALLRALPADFPAAIVIVQHVDQAFALGMAEWLDGYTRLPVRVARQGSVPQAGEVLLAATDDHLYLSPRGVLGYTRHPAETPYRPSIDVFFNSVADGWQGDALGVLLTGMGRDGALGLKAMRAKGCYTIAQDQATSAVYGMPKAAAAIGAASAILPLERIAPQLISRIARAPRD; encoded by the coding sequence GTGCTCGCGCTGCGCACGGACCACCGCGTGCTGTGGGTGGCGACCGACGGCGACGAGGCCGTGGATTTCTGCATCGCGCATCCGCCCGATCTCGTGCTGATGGATCTCGTGATGCCGAAGGTCGACGGCGTAGCGGCGACGCGGCAGATCATGGCGCGCGCGCCGTGCGCGATCCTGATCGTGACGGTCAGCGTCAGCGCGAACACGTCGTCGGTCTACGAGGCGATGGGCGCCGGCGCGCTCGATGCGGTCGACACGCCGACGCTCGCGCTCGGGCTGTCGACCGACGCGTCGGCGCAGGCGCTGCTCGCGAAGATCGACCAGATCGGCCGGCTGCTCGAAAGCCGCACCGCGGCGCTCGTGCCGCCGGGGCCGACGCCCGCGCGCGGCCAGCCGACGCTCGTCGCGATCGGTGCGTCGGCTGGCGGGCCGACCGCGCTCACCGCGCTGCTGCGCGCGCTGCCGGCCGATTTCCCGGCTGCGATCGTGATCGTCCAGCACGTCGACCAGGCGTTTGCGCTCGGGATGGCCGAATGGCTCGACGGCTATACGCGGCTGCCCGTGCGCGTCGCGCGGCAGGGCAGCGTGCCGCAGGCCGGCGAGGTGCTGCTCGCGGCGACCGACGATCACCTGTACCTGTCGCCGCGCGGCGTGCTCGGCTATACGCGGCATCCGGCCGAGACGCCGTACCGGCCGTCGATCGACGTGTTCTTCAACAGCGTCGCCGACGGCTGGCAGGGCGATGCGCTCGGCGTGCTGCTGACGGGCATGGGGCGCGATGGCGCGCTCGGCCTGAAGGCGATGCGCGCGAAAGGCTGCTACACGATCGCGCAGGACCAGGCGACCAGCGCCGTGTACGGGATGCCGAAGGCGGCCGCGGCGATCGGTGCGGCGTCGGCGATCCTGCCGCTCGAGCGGATCGCGCCCCAACTGATCTCGCG